In one Chromatiales bacterium 21-64-14 genomic region, the following are encoded:
- a CDS encoding DUF2191 domain-containing protein yields the protein MRINIVLDEQLIAEAMRLAGAKTRREMVDQALREYVARHRQREILGLAGQGLIAPDYDVRAVRAGMADGIG from the coding sequence ATGCGTATCAATATCGTGCTCGATGAACAGCTCATCGCCGAGGCGATGCGCCTCGCCGGGGCCAAGACCCGGCGCGAGATGGTGGACCAGGCGCTGCGGGAGTATGTCGCCCGCCACCGCCAGCGGGAGATCCTGGGGCTTGCCGGTCAGGGCTTGATCGCCCCGGACTACGACGTCCGCGCGGTGCGCGCGGGGATGGCCGATGGTATTGGTTGA
- a CDS encoding prevent-host-death protein gives MKTEIGAYEAKTKLPELLRQVQAGKQFTITNRGRPIADLVPSSAQKSKDAAAAIDKFLAFIKENPVRAKVDVRALIEEGRE, from the coding sequence ATGAAGACCGAGATCGGCGCCTACGAGGCCAAGACCAAGCTGCCAGAGCTGTTGCGGCAGGTTCAAGCCGGCAAGCAGTTCACGATCACCAATCGTGGTCGGCCCATTGCTGATCTGGTGCCGAGCAGCGCTCAGAAGTCGAAGGACGCAGCGGCAGCGATCGATAAATTCCTCGCCTTCATCAAGGAGAACCCGGTGCGGGCGAAGGTTGATGTCCGGGCATTGATCGAGGAAGGCAGAGAGTGA
- a CDS encoding VapC toxin family PIN domain ribonuclease: protein MKFVLDASVTLSWLLGDAAAREAAYVFSVLAALRARTSAAAVPMTWGLEIANVLARGEAKGQLNEAQSEAFLEMLQATPIHVDADTSAQALGGTLQLARRYRLSAYDASYLELALRAALPLATLDEDLRHAARKAGVKLFKPTRAPR from the coding sequence GTGAAATTTGTCCTCGACGCCTCGGTGACGCTTTCCTGGCTGTTAGGAGACGCCGCTGCGCGGGAGGCGGCTTACGTATTTTCGGTGCTCGCGGCTCTGCGAGCGCGCACGTCCGCGGCGGCAGTGCCGATGACCTGGGGACTGGAGATTGCCAACGTGCTGGCCCGGGGCGAAGCCAAGGGGCAGTTGAATGAAGCGCAGAGTGAGGCCTTCCTCGAGATGTTGCAGGCCACGCCGATCCACGTCGACGCCGACACGTCGGCGCAGGCCCTGGGCGGTACGTTGCAGCTGGCGCGGCGCTATCGACTCTCGGCTTACGACGCCTCGTATCTCGAACTCGCACTGCGGGCGGCGCTGCCGCTCGCCACCTTGGATGAGGACTTGCGACACGCGGCCAGGAAGGCCGGCGTCAAGCTATTCAAACCGACAAGAGCTCCGCGCTGA